The Asterias rubens chromosome 1, eAstRub1.3, whole genome shotgun sequence genome segment AATCCATTcctctttcccccccccccccagtacaATTTCAATCACTGTTAGCAACTTAGAATCTTCCTTTCAGGCTCTCAAccatacactattggtaatacctcaaaatagttgttagcataaaaacttacttggtaacgagtaatggagagcctttgatagtataaaacattgtgagaaacggctccctctgaagtaacgaagttttcaaaaaaaaggaattttctacgaatttgattttgaaacctcatattagattttgaggtcccaaaatcaagcatctgaaagcacacaactttgtgtgacatgagtgtttttccatttcattattatctcgaaacgtcaatgaccaattgagctcaatttgtcacaggtttgttactttatgctgcattatgttgagatacactaagtgagaagactggtctttgacaattacaaatagtatcCATAGTGCCATCAAATAAAGTTGTTTCATTGAATTAATTCttcctgggactgaaacagggttaccccctttacagttcatacggatgtaggcttggataTCATACGTCAGAagtctggctggtagagcagaaagcactacctccccaactttataAGATTAATTAAATGCGAATTTTTACAGGAATTTAACTGTCAATTTGGTGGGAGACAAATCTATTTATAACAAGCAGTCAAACAAATGTTTCGTTATACTCTGCTGATGACTGGGTGGAAGTGATGCAGAAGCCAAAAAATCTTTAGGGCTAAATTCTTGGATTCACATTTTGAATTCTAGGTCATTTGTAAAGATTTGCCAACCAGTAGACTATATGTAGAAATATATGATCTTTCCTTAATGCACACCAGGTTTGTATGAACTtggtggggaaaaaacacaatgcTAAGATTTGAGTACTCAATGCTCATTCAGGCGCATGATTTCAGTCTCTAGATTGTCTCTTAAAACAGCATTTGTCATAATGATTAATCTGTTGGAGATCTTATCAtctttcaaaagtagaatacattaaTTTACACAAGTTTCCCTCGAAATTGTCAGgctttcttttactttgcgaccttAACAGGGTCCCCCATTTTGTCCCAAAATGTTAAACTCCACAAAATAGCGGAAGACGTTCGATcataaagtaaaaggaaaaccacacaaggGATTGTGAGTGAATCATTACATTCTAGTATTACacgtaaaacatctttccaaccatactgATTTCAAAACAATGTGCCAAATCcaaaaggcaacgtgtccctttatcTTAGATGGATCCTAGTCCGATCTTCAAGTATTTAGACTTTCTTAATGCACAGCTTCAATTCTAAAACAATTCTCATCACAACAGAGTTGCatctttgtttttgtcttctaATCTCTATATGGAAGTCAATAATTTGATATTTGTGTTAACAGCTTGTTCGCCTACTTTTTTTGTCTAATCGACCTTAATGCACTTGATGTCATTTGAGTTGGCCGCCCTTGCGTTGAATTCAAAAAGAGGTTGCTTATTGGCGCATCTTGTGAGGGGCGTTTACAAAACTGTGCGATTCCACCTAATCATTTTTACCTCTGATGGTGACAGGATTACGTCAAAGAATAGGATCCATTGGCAGTCAGTGAGTGGACCAAACAACTTTCTTATGGTGTTTTTGTCGTCTCATGTCAACAACAATTCATGGTTTGCCTATGCATTATAAAAGGGAAAGAGTTAGTGGGGGAGATGCTTGGATCAGATCATGATATCCAATGCAACCTTTAAGATCCCAATAAACAGACTCCACAATAAAGATTCTTTTTCCGGCTCTTCATCCATCGGATAAAGCTTCCCTACCGACGGATCTTGCTCACTTTCCATTCTCCATGGATCAACCTCCTCCAACGTCTGATCCAGTAAAATGTCAAACTCGTATAAAGTAACATTCGGATAAAGCGGATGTCCATAAACCCCTATCCCCACGGGACGTTCTATTGACTGGCAGATGTCAATGATTTCTTCTCCGAATGTTGCCGCCTTCATATCATAGTCATCATACGTTGGATGCATCGTGGTTGACGACACGTACACATCAGCATCGCCTTCCAGGGTCCTTAGACTGAAGCGAATGTTCCCATTGCGACTGAGTTTGTAGTAGGTGAAATTCCCCGATGGGACAGACCCTGTTACTGTCTGCAAGAGTATGTGAGTTTCACAGATGTAGCCATGCAACCATGACAACAGAATATGGAGGAACAGTACGATGGTAGAAAGACGGACACTGACGAACATGTACATGATGGCTGGCCAAAAGGTGCTGAGCTAACCATCAACACAAATGGAGACTGTTGAGAAATTGAAAGTGTGTTAACTTAAGATTTGTCTACTAATTTTCTTTTTGCAGTTAAGGTACTTCCATAGGAAAAGCTTTGAAtctgtgggaaagttttgaTGCAGCCCCAAGCACAAGACCAGAGCAACAGAAGCCATTAAGACGGTCTCTATGGCCTCTGCTTAcagaattccaggcctggtttaGTCATCCAGTAGACAAAATGTTTACTACATTAATTTGTAGTACACCCCTTACTCTATATCACTGACAGGTACATCATGTCCATACACTGACAACTATTATGGTCTACTCTTATTAGTATTAGGTGACAATGAGGACTGCACTGTATGGTGGTACCTTTTTGACAGCTTAGGGCTTTATTAGTATTACACTAAAAAGGCATCTACAACACAAATGTCAGTTCCCCCCTTTTCAAGAATTGCTGTGTAAAGTGATTTGAAGAGATCTGCTTT includes the following:
- the LOC117300823 gene encoding UPF0669 protein v1g209471-like, encoding MYMFVSVRLSTIVLFLHILLSWLHGYICETHILLQTVTGSVPSGNFTYYKLSRNGNIRFSLRTLEGDADVYVSSTTMHPTYDDYDMKAATFGEEIIDICQSIERPVGIGVYGHPLYPNVTLYEFDILLDQTLEEVDPWRMESEQDPSVGKLYPMDEEPEKESLLWSLFIGILKVALDIMI